One Pichia kudriavzevii chromosome 3, complete sequence genomic window carries:
- a CDS encoding uncharacterized protein (PKUD0C00920), whose translation MRVGLREGSLQYCRLRNSAVTYAPRQKWEKKEKTKSRDRWSYVWLTSCATAIGNSSTPGEGGGRRGREEGFFLGFPLSPISPLSPISPISPISPISPISLFYFLRFSCFLGCVEDPARTIGRKSSDYYQRLVPSSIFSFSFPPRLPGFVPQVAHVSCHVFPYYPRESPSSPHSCPFAMLLWGNRPAWLSPGLD comes from the coding sequence ATGCGCGTCGGGTTAAGAGAGGGCTCATTGCAGTATTGCCGCTTACGCAATAGTGCTGTGACGTATGCGCCACGTCAAAAgtgggaaaaaaaagaaaaaacaaagtcCAGGGACCGCTGGAGTTATGTGTGGCTGACGTCATGCGCTACCGCAATAGGTAATTCTTCCACCCCGGGCGAAGGCGGGGGGAGGAGGGGGCGGGAAGAGGGTTTCTTTTTGGGGTTTCCCTTGTCTCCCATTTCTCCCTTGTCTCCCATTTCTCCCATTTCTCCCATTTCTCCCATTTCTCCCATTTCtctgttttattttctccgtttttcctgttttttGGGTTGTGTAGAGGATCCAGCACGGACCATCGGAAGAAAATCCTCGGACTATTACCAGCGTCTGGTTCCCTCCTCtatcttctccttctcattCCCCCCTCGACTACCGGGATTTGTACCCCAGGTTGCCCACGTCTCATGTCACGTTTTCCCGTACTATCCAAGGGAATCTCCGTCTTCTCCGCACTCTTGTCCATTTGCTATGTTGTTGTGGGGGAATCGTCCTGCATGGCTTTCTCCGGGACTGGACTAG
- a CDS encoding uncharacterized protein (PKUD0C00930; similar to Saccharomyces cerevisiae YMR318C (ADH6)) → MAKVNYPEEFAGFAIVDTNEWNKPKYITYKPKTFGDHDIDIEIECCGLCGSDIMTARGGEAGWGQITLPQVVGHEIIGKVIKVGPKVTLHRLGDRVGLGAQAFACLDCNRCKQDNEQYCPHGVTTYDGKYPDGYVSQGGYASHVRAHEHLCFPIPEKLQSIHAASLCCAGLTVFSPLKRYIPKDLPNGVKAKVAIVGLGGLGHLAVQLCKALGAEPWVFSRGNSKKEQAFKLGASGFVATGEKDWEKPLFDQFDLILNCAIGLSGLNLDAFISILKVDGRFCSVGLPSESEKYDVSPFTFFSNGSCLCSSALGSREEALELFELAAENNIVPWVETIPISEKGCEEALTRAWDGDVRYRFVFTEFDKAFGTGSS, encoded by the coding sequence ATGGCAAAAGTTAACTATCCTGAAGAATTTGCAGGTTTTGCAATCGTTGATACAAACGAATGGAACAAACCCAAGTACATCACTTATAAGCCTAAGACGTTTGGTGATCATGacattgatattgaaatcGAATGCTGTGGTCTTTGTGGCTCTGATATCATGACAGCTAGAGGCGGTGAAGCAGGTTGGGGTCAAATCACTCTACCCCAAGTCGTTGGTCACGAAATTATCGGGAAAGTCATCAAAGTTGGTCCAAAAGTTACCTTGCATAGACTAGGCGATAGGGTCGGTTTGGGTGCTCAGGCTTTTGCTTGTTTAGACTGTAACAGATGTAAGCAAGACAATGAACAGTATTGTCCTCATGGTGTCACCACTTATGACGGTAAATATCCAGACGGTTATGTATCTCAGGGTGGCTATGCGTCCCACGTTAGAGCTCACGAACACTTGTGTTTCCCAATTCCTGAAAAATTACAATCAATCCATGCCGCTTCCCTCTGTTGTGCCGGCTTGACTGTCTTCTCCCCATTGAAGAGGTACATTCCTAAAGATTTACCAAATGGAGTCAAGGCCAAAGTGGCGATCGTTGGTCTTGGCGGTTTGGGCCACTTGGCTGTTCAACTATGTAAGGCATTGGGTGCTGAACCTTGGGTGTTCTCTCGTGGCAACTCCAAAAAGGAACAGGCTTTCAAACTTGGCGCTTCCGGATTTGTTGCCACTGGTGAAAAAGATTGGGAGAAACCTCTATTTGATCAGTTTGACCTGATATTGAATTGTGCAATTGGATTGTCTGGGTTAAACCTTGATGCTTTCATTTCGATTTTAAAAGTTGACGGAAGATTCTGTTCCGTTGGTTTACCTTCGGaaagtgaaaaatatgATGTTTCACCATTTACCTTCTTTAGCAATGGATCTTGTCTTTGCTCATCAGCTTTAGGTTCAAGAGAGGAGGCTCTGGAATTATTTGAACTGGCTGCTGAGAACAACATTGTTCCTTGGGTTGAGACAATTCCAATTTCAGAAAAGGGCTGTGAAGAAGCCCTCACTAGGGCTTGGGATGGTGATGTCAGATATAGATTTGTCTTTACCGAATTTGATAAAGCTTTCGGAACAGGATCTAGTTGA
- a CDS encoding uncharacterized protein (PKUD0C00940; similar to Saccharomyces cerevisiae YIL153W (RRD1); ancestral locus Anc_5.709), producing MTETPMLPLFNPLDKDLSIKWKKPEKKIFSSVDIPFFQKSRAIANINGIVSLICTKVSATNVPDDALESKYVEFEKKNSHITNTNQQKNYSLPPKFVKELPLGLVSQAIVQILDELKNIMSDTPPINGPKRYGNLAYSQWFKKVDLEIDRILDDTVGKLIHTLNYTGFKDELRYYIMGSFGSYIRLDYGTGHELSYIAFLGCLTMIGIIDREKFTGSEWLFVLAKYYDLIKALILRYTLEPAGSHGVWGLDDHFHLIYVFGACQLVNFKEIGNDKFDMNEERAKILNFRMGVTPSSTTNPETLKNLRLKNLFFNAISFIKLVKTGPFNEHSPILYEISATRSWEKVARGTLRMYYGEVLSKHPVVQHFYFGGVFYPWEDLQGNELPSSGSDEEDYEDGKSHIDKSDAIVATTKTGMTIRNDRKLDNNTRFHMNGHNQNRFPMGSSGASSKR from the coding sequence ATGACTGAGACCCCAATGTTACCACTGTTCAACCCATTGGATAAAGATTTATCAATCAAGTGGAAGAAACCtgaaaagaagattttttcaagtgtTGACATTCCATTTTTCCAGAAATCAAGAGCTATAGCAAATATAAATGGGATTGTATCGTTGATATGTACCAAAGTTTCGGCAACCAATGTCCCAGATGATGCATTGGAATCAAAGtatgttgaatttgagaaaaagaatagCCATATTACAAATACGAATCAACAGAAGAATTATTCACTTCCTCCGAAATTTGTAAAAGAGTTACCACTAGGTCTTGTCAGTCAGGCAATTGTTCAGATATTAGAcgaattgaaaaatatcatgTCAGATACACCACCAATAAACGGTCCCAAGAGATATGGGAATTTAGCGTATTCACAATGGTTTAAGAAAGTAGACCTAGAAATTGATCGGATTTTGGATGACACAGTAGGGAAACTAATACACACATTGAATTATACCGGTTTTAAAGATGAACTACGCTATTATATAATGGGATCCTTTGGTTCTTATATAAGGTTAGATTACGGGACCGGTCATGAATTATCTTACATTGCATTTTTAGGTTGCCTTACAATGATTGGCATTATTGATAGGGAGAAATTCACAGGAAGTGAATGGCTATTTGTTCTTGCAAAATACTATGATCTTATCAAAGCTTTAATTTTGCGGTATACGCTTGAACCAGCGGGAAGTCATGGAGTCTGGGGGCTAGATGATCATTTCCATCTTATATATGTTTTTGGAGCTTGCCAATTGGTAAATTTTAAAGAAATAGGTaatgataaatttgatatGAACGAAGAAAGAGCCAAAATCCTGAACTTCCGGATGGGTGTGACTCCGTCTTCGACAACGAACCCcgaaactttgaaaaatttaagGCTTaagaatttattttttaatgCAATATCATTTATTAAACTAGTCAAGACAGGGCCCTTTAACGAACATTCACCAATATTGTACGAAATATCAGCCACAAGAAGTTGGGAAAAAGTTGCTAGAGGTACGCTTAGAATGTATTATGGTGAAGTACTATCAAAACATCCGGTTGTCCAGCATTTTTACTTTGGTGGTGTATTTTATCCATGGGAAGATTTACAAGGGAATGAATTACCATCATCGGGAAGCGATGAGGAGGATTATGAAGATGGGAAGTCCCATATTGACAAATCTGATGCAATAGTTGCAACCACTAAAACTGGCATGACTATACGTAATGATAGGAAACTTGACAATAATACTCGATTTCATATGAACGGTCATAATCAGAATAGGTTTCCAATGGGTAGTAGTGGTGCTAGTAGTAAAAGATAA